The DNA sequence CTTCTATTCCCCCTATACCTGTTCCACCTCCTGTACCCACACTGCCTCCCGTTCCTCCAGTTCCTCCAAtaccccctgtgccccctgtaCCTCCAATGACGCCTCTGCCTCCCATATCAGGAATGCCTCCTATGAATCCTCCACCTGTAGCACCCTTACCCACTGGAGTTAATGGGTCTGGAGCAGCAGTGAATATGAACAGCGGCTTGAATCCATTGTTTATTGGTCCCATGAATCCTGTAAATCCTATCCAGATGAATTCTCAAGGTAGTGTCAAGCCAATTCCAATCAATCCAGATGATTTGTATGTCAGCGTTCATGGAATGCCCTTTACTGCAACAGAATCTGATGTGAAAGACTTTTTCCTTGGGCTCCGTGTGGATGCAGTCCATATGCTGAAGGATCATGTAGGTCGAAATAATGGAAATGGACTAGTTaagtttttttctcctcaagaTACATTTGAAGCACTGAAGCGAAACAGAATGCTAATGATTCAGCGCTATGTTGAAGTTAGTCCTGCAACAGAGAGACAGTGGGTAGCTGCTGGAGGCCACATAACTTTCAAGCAAACCATGGGTCCCTCTGGGCAGGCACATGCTCCTCCCCAGGCTCATCCTAGGTCCAAATCTCCCAGTGGACAGAAAAGGTCGCGGTCAAGATCTCCCCATGAGCACggtttctgtgtttatttgaaAGGTCTTCCCTTTGAATCAGAGAACAAACATgtgatagatttttttaaaaagctggaTATAGTTGAGGACAGCATTTATATAGCTTATGGACCCAATGGGAAGGCAATTGGGGAGGGGTTTGTTGAGTTTAGAAATGAAGCTGATTATAAAGCAGCTTTGTGTCATCATAAGCAGTACATAGGGAATCGCTTCATTCAGGTACATCCAATTACTAAAAAGGCAATGTTAGAAAAGATAGATATGATTCGTAAAAGATTGCAGAACTTCAGCTATGACCAGAGAGAAATTCTGATGAATGCTGAGGGAGAATCAGGCTTGCAAAAACTGTGTGCGCATATATCTAATATTCCATACAATATAACAAAAATTGAAATACTTCAGTTTCTAGAGGGACTGGCAGTGGAAGAAAACTCTGTGCAAATTCTTCTTGATAATAATGGGCAAGGTTTAGGACAAGCACTGGTTCAGTTTAAAGCTGAAGATGATGCTCGTAAGGCAGAACGCTTGCACCGTAAAAAGCTGAATGGAAGAGATGTTAATTTGCGTTTGATAACTGTAGAAGAAATGAGAGATATTGAGAGAAACCCAGCATCTCAAGGAAAAAAGATCCTGAAAATACCGAtccagggaaatgcagctgtgccaggagcacagggccCTGGTGGGGATGAGCATGCCTTCTTGGGGGGAAATGCTAAAGAAGCAAATAATGGTCCTCCGTTTAATTTCCCTGGTAGTTTCAGTGGGTCTGGCACATTTGGTCCGCCTTTACCGCCACCTGGAATAGGTGGCTTTCCTGATTCTAGACCAGGAATACCAACAGTTGCAGCTAGTGGTTTACCTGGTGCAAGTATTGAGGTACCAGGTTTTGCAGGTGGTCCTGCTAATTTAAGTGGACCAGCAGGTTTTGCAGGGGGTCCTCAGACGTTTGGTAATGGTCCTGGCAATTTAAGTGGGCCCCCTGCCTTTGGTGCTGGTCCTCCAGCAATTGCTAGTGGTCTTGGACATTTGAGTGGACCTCCAGGGTTTGGACCTGGACCGGGAAACATACATATTGGTGGACCCCCAGGTTTTGGAACAGGGTCTGGGAAGCCAGGGCCGACTGTCATTAAAGTGCAGAATATGCCCTTTACCGTTTCGGTGGATGaaattttggatttcttttatGGTTACCAAGTGATCCCTGGTTCAGTGTGcttaaaatataatgaaaaaggCATGCCAACTGGAGAAGCAATGGTTGCATTTGAGTCTCGTGATGAAGCTATGGCGGCTGTTGTTGATTTAAATGACAGGCCTATAGGTTCCAGGAAAGTAAAACTTGTATTAGGGTAGCTGTTCATCAAGTAGTTGTAGAATAGATATTCATAGTGCTGTGACAAATGCATCTGGATTGGTTTTTATAGTATTTCCAGGATAGAACCTGTGGATTGTTTAAATTGTAAAACAGATGGGTTTTGATAAGACAGAGCACTGGGTTAGCCATTACATGAGAAACACTGCAAGGAGAGAGGTGTGGTGGATTTTCCTCGTACAAATATGTGGAGAAGCTGGAGAGATTCTTATTCGTCATAAAAGTTTGGTAAACTCTTCTGGACACAGTGCTTATTGAGAAACTGAGATTGGTTTGACATAGTTTTGGATAAGGGAAATAGATGAAGTCAGTGAAGCTCTTCAGTGGTGTTCTTGTAAGCCATTGTAAATTAGATAGCTATTTTTAGATTTGGTTATAAGCTGGCTGAATTCGCTTTGTTCACAGGTCAAGCTTTGTTTGAAGTCCTGATTTTATTCTGCGACTGAATGAATTCTCAGTGTACACAGATGAATTGTTTTGTATatgtatctttatttttttccagaattctCACTGTATGAACAGTTGAATTATGCCCTTTGCTGATATGTCTACCAAACTAATTCCTATGAGTATGAGCAGAATCGTTCTGTAAAATTCAAGCTGTTCTGTGTGGTATAACCTTTAGTTATTTATATATTGCAATTATAACTGTGCAGAATAAGACTTTTGCCACAAGTGTAGCTAACCTCAACATAAGCCATATGAGTTTTGTagtacatttaaaatgttttcagttgAAAATAATCATTATTGTTTAAGTAGCTTGATTTGTTAGGATTACACAAATCAGTTGAGAAAGGATCTTTGACACTAGTTGGATATTGGTGTTTCTCACATGTCTCTTGAACTCCTCACATAGAGTCTCTGCTAAGAGAACCAAAGTGGTGATTGTTAGTAGAAGATTGGAGTCCATATAAAGTTTTTAAATTAGGTTATAATGGAAGAAACTTGTATCTTCAGCAACTCTGTTGTGAATTACTGCCGTGGGTGAATTCAgagataaaatttatttttctccaaaaattgAAAGTACTGAGTTTACTATATATTTTTGCAATAAAGTTGTTACGTTGTATTCAAAGTCTGTAAAGAGTTGCCATTTTCTTTGTTGTGCAGTGAAACCTTCCatggaaaaacagagaaatggaaaggaagTAATTACGCAAgtgaaaagtagaatttttttggtttatCCTTGCTTGGCTTATGATAAATTTTAAGACTTGGGCAttgcctgaaaaaaatcctgctaTTCCCTGCAAATCATTGTACTTAAACATAGCAAACTTCAAActgttcttggttttttttgacaAAGAAAAACACTGCTTTTTGGTGTTGCATTCCATGGAACACTGAAGTGCATGGGCAGGCAAAATTGAGAGGTGCAAGTGGCAACAGTTTTATTCATGTGGTGTGTAGGAGAGATTTGCAAACCTGTGCAGCGCTGCATCCTGAGAGGATTTCACAGTACAGGAATCCGTGGAAGGATTGTATAAAGGTGTACTTCAATAAAGAGGCTGGTTGCATTACACAGATGCTTCTGTAATTCATTAGCATAATTTTGTTTTGACAGATTACTAGGTGGTCCCAACTTTGGAAAAGTCATGTGATTTGTATATACTGTTTAAAATTAAGCCTCCTGTTAATAAAACTGTCTGTCTCTGAAGCTTCATGTTATGCATTTCAACAGTCTTTGGGAGTAATGTTTCAACAGCAgatctttgtttctttctttttttttcccgaCAGTCTGAAAGTACTCTTCCTGATGTCAGAAAGATGTGTGTGATTAGGAGTCAAgtcagtttattttaaaattttgctctttgttttttaagCAACTTTTATTAAAGTTTCATACTATATTGGAGTTTTTTGGGTGCTTGTTTCTTCGTGTTTCACATTAGaataaaatcactgaaaaggaaaacttgGCTTCATTGTTCACAGAATTGATTTAAGATATTAGTGTGTGTTGACTCACCAAAACTGGTGATAACTGCTTTTTCAAGTTCAAATGCATCACAACAATGCTTGCCTTGTTGTGAAACGTAGTTAAACTACAGGTGTCTGGAATTAGATACACAGTTCTGTGTTACTGTCTTTTGATTTCACATCGTGATCCTCTTGGTAATGGATCCAAGGCTTCTAGTGTTTGTGTTAGACACAGCATATGCTGTGAAACATGCTTGTGTGCCTGTTCCTTTGGACTTGCTAAAAGTGCAGGTTtgttttggaaagctttttTCTGATTCTTGGTTTTTCAGTATGGTCTAAAGATGTTTCAATGCTTATctgaaaaaaagcacaaaccaGAAAGCCATGGGGGTTGGGAATGTTGACTTGGATGGAATGTTTAAATGGAAGATTTGGGGTGGGGCAGGGGCTCTTCATTTTGCCAAGCAGTTGATTCTTCTTATCTTTTAGCATAAATTGGTTAGTAAATATCCCCTCTTTCTTAAGAGTAGgctcttggaaaaaaataggaagtcATAGCATGCTTAGGTTTTCTGTATGTATCAGAAACAGTACATCAACTCAAATAGTTACAGTTGATCCTTTAAAACGTAGAGAAAAGTTCATTATCAAGGGTCAATGCAAACTGTTTACTGTAACAATGTGGTTTCATGTTAGAAGTAGCCTTAAACTGCTAAATTATGAGCAATGCCCATAGACTACATGTCTAGAGTTCATAAAATTGCTTACCTTAGCACTTGTCTATATTCATGAACAGCCTTGAAAATGGGGTAGGATCTCTGAGGTCCCATCCCCTATGTGGAAGGTGTGAAACTGCCATTGGATAGAACACCCCAAGCTGATTGCTAGCGAGAGGTAGCAATAGACAGAATCAGCTGATGAATGCTGCTCAAATCCCCAGTTGTTTTAACCTTAATGCCTTGAGTGTCAGGAAGTTAACATCCTTGATGTCCCAATTTCTCCAAATAATGGCAAGAAGGTACTTGTGTTTATGTTACTGGCTAGGTTGATATTTTAAGCAGTTACTTATGTGTGTCTAAGTACTACTGCTGAAAGAAAAGTTGGGAATGTAACATTTTACCACATGATTTGTTTAATGTATGGGGTTTTCCCCACCCTAAATAGTAATGTAATTAGTCAGTGATAAAATTATGACTTACATGAAAGAACTTCAATAGTTGGGTGACAGTGTGACTTAGTATTACCAGATTTCAAGCAGTTATCCATTAATGTGACAGTCAGATTTTGTTGGCATTCTGTAATATCAGCATTAAAACCAGTTCTTTACCAATGAATTGTTGCTGTGATCTGAATGTGGATTTATGAGATGTTTGAGGCTTTTTAGGTTTAAAGAAACCTGAAGGATGATTTAAATAGCATTCCTTTCATAGCATGTAGTATTTTCCTTGAGTGTCTATGCTCTGAATTTGTGTTGAGTGGAGAGAAAGATTGATGCAAAAATGAAGACTGTAGTTGTGTAGCAAATGACATTGAAGgtctgccttttaaaaatacatgtacTGCTCAGTTCCACATTGCTCATGCTTGTCCCTAACGTCATTGCCTATACTCAGTGAAATCAACAGCTTGTTTTGCTGAGAGTATTTTGGAGTGCTGAAGACTGTAGACTCTATAAAAAGAGTATGTTTCTAGTTTCTAGGCACACCAGTGGTGCattaaatgtaaataatgattctggtttctttattttgtttctccttAGTCTTCTGCTGTGGTGGTTCCTAAGTTGCTGCTTGTAGCAAGTGCCGTTGACCCTCAGCGGGTTGTTCAGCAGCACTGAACTGTGTTGGTCTTCTGATGTGCAAAACTGAAGCTACTATGTATTATGGACCATTTAAAACCTCTGGTTGGCCAATAAATCACTGTTTGAGAGCAGTTGGTTTAGGTTCATTATTCAGATACATGGATTAGACCCTGAAACAAAGGATTGCAATTCCTGTTCAGTATGGACTCTAGTGGAAGAAAACAACTAGTTGCTATATTTGCTAATTGATTGGAAAGAAACAGTTTTGAAACTGGACATATTAGGAAACATTTAGTTGGAGTTCAGGGAAATAGACAAATTAGTTTTATGTCGGTTTGCTGCTTTAGATGTGCAtgtctttgaaaagaaaatgagatggTAAATTCTGTTGCTGTAAGGTTTTTCATAAACTGCTTTGGCCTGGAGGCAGTTGCCAAATACATTTGGTTGTCTTTGCTCTTTTCCAGGTTTGCTGATGCTGcttgctgctctgtggctgtattttttttaatggctttggGAATACTGAGCTAGAGTTTGTGTacagaaggaggagaggaagggaggCTGTTTAATGCTTCTGCAGGAAGAGTAACTTCAAAGTGTTCTCTTCCTATCTGTTTTTTTGCAGTGAGAATGTGATTGCAGTTCAAAGATTTGTTTTTTCTACAGTCTGGATTTTCCATGGAATGAAAACCTGTTGGTTGGTAGTACGCACACTGATTTGTGGCTGTATACTGAAATCCACCTCTCTTTCCATATGTCATGATCAGGTAGGTCTAACTGCGGCTAGTTTTCTATACAGATGACATTAGTAATTTTTTTGGAGCTTTGTTACTGAGTGGAATGTTTGGGTGTTGTTTGTGTGAGGAGTGTTTCCCACCTCCCTGACCTGGATGCTTTTCACTCCTGGCTATAAACACCAAAAGGAACAAAAACAGCCCTAAAAGCAGCCCAGTTCTTTTTTGGTAGCTCCAACCTGAACATGGGTGTCAGATGGTTTGGCTGTGACTCCTTTCCCTTACTGGTGTTCACTTCTGTGCAGAttcctttgttatcattctggGTTTCTTTGTGTATTCACAGCATGGCAGCTTCGGAGAGAATTAGCCAGATGAGTTCCTTTACTGCTTCTGCAGAGGCAAAGCTTACTCCTTTGTGGCTATCTTTCTTGTGTGTTCTCGTGTCTACGGCCTGAAATTCAAATGGTCTTACCTAGTTGCTTCCCAAATACCTTAGGTAAGCTTTCAGAAACAGggaatgtgttttctttcaccATGAGTTCCACAAAATCAGTTTGAAACTCTGTTTTTGCTATTCTCACATCAGTTTCACCATTTTCCTCAACTTTTGAGTTCTTTTGCTATGAATCAGCAGTGAATTAGACCTGGTTGATCATAGTCAGGAAAAACTTGGGGCCTGGAGTGGAGGTTGCCCTTATGTTGCACAGTACACAGGAGTGCTAATTTAATTTCCCTGTAAAGTTTAAAACCAAAAAGTAAGGACTTGTAAGGCTTTCACAGGGAAAATAGGAATTAATCCTGCCTAAAACCGTCTCTGGCATAGTGTGGCCTTTTGGGCTGGTCACTACTTCAGGAAGACTGGTGACACTTACAGCTTTTCATGTTGTAGTTACAGTATGGTTAAACAAGGAATTGATTGGATTGTATGACTCTGATTTCTGACCATCTAAAGGAAGGTGGAACTTCCAGCTAGCAATTTCAGAGTTTGGAACAAATAGTTTAATGTCGACTCTTTTCCATTGAATGTGAATATGTGGATGTAGCACTGCTCTATGTGACAGTGGAAAGCTTAGAAATGCTTTCTAGTCACTTAAGCAAATTTGGGGAGGAAAACAGTGATATAATCGGAACCTAGACTACTTCAAGAATTCCTTCTAGATAATTTTGGTTGAGTGCGTTTTATGATGAAATTCACAGGATCTCTCTCATTAAAATTTGAAGCCTCTGTGTAGCACCCATTTGTTTAGTGACCTTGCTGTGGTGGCATTTGGCAGAATGTGCTTCTCAATGAGCTTTTTATGAAACTTCTTTGTTTTCAGCAGTATAGCCAAAGCACTGCTACTTGTTTTGAGGGGAGGATTGATATGGGTTGTGGAAAGTCCTTGCTTGTTTGATCAGGAAGCTGAGCTCTGAAGTGCAAATGATGGTTGCCAATACTTTTTCATTATTGGGCAAATGTTTCTAATACAAGGGTAGAATTTATAAACCATGTGTGTTTGAGCAACACTAGTGCAGCCAGCTATGAAAGTGAAGAGGCTCATTAAAAGTAACATTAGACACTGGCAGTTCACTGACTGAATGTATGGGAAATCCTGTTCCTTAAGGAGGGGAGGCAAAGTTATTAAATACCACAAATTCATCTGTCTAGAGTTCCCCCACTAGACTCCATGGCTGCAGAGCCAGTTTTCTGTGTTGCATGTCCAGTCTTACATGAATACATGACAGTGTTTTTAACAGCTCTTAGAGATCTCTTCAAATACTGACTTGAGTGCTCTTGGGAGGTATGTGTCCAGAGTGGTGGTGGTATAGCTAATTTGTCTCTCAGTAACCAGTATGCAAGTGGCAGAATGTTTTCAGCCTCACTTTAAGGGGACTTCAACTTTATCATCAGAGATGAGGCAGTAGGCGGGTTAATTGAAAGGTTGAGGCCAAACCGTCATGCTTTAGCTATAGTGAAAACAACAAGTGTTGCACTGATCTAATGAAGAATGGACACGGGTTCAGAAACTTCAGCACTGAGTTTGTGTGAAAAGGAGCACAATAAATCAGTGACTAAATACTTACATTGTTAAACTGATTTGAAATGTAAATTCAGCTGTTATGATAGAATGGATGAGATAGGTAATTGATCTAAATGAGTTGCTGTTAAACTTTGCAGAGTCTTACGTTTTCTTAGATtgtaaatcaaaatatttttgatggTAAGTCTttataaagttttttttaagaCAACTGGTAGTTGTTATCACTTAAGTCAGCGTGTATTTATTCTGGATGCATCTCTTCAAAAAGTCTTTCGGGTATATGTGGAAAATCACATGCACAACACCGTGACCTACTGCACAAAATGCCCTGAATTTTTGAAGGCCTTTTTTTGTCATCCAAACACTTAGCTCTAACTTTGGGTAACTGACGCTGTAGTTTTGTTAAGCTAATAACCCAAATAGCGCTTCTTCCTTGCAGCGCAAGCACTGCATCATGCTACTTTTTTGAATGAGTAGGCAGTATTTGGCTACTTTCATGACTCCAGGAACAGAAGACTTTGTAGTCTTTTTTCTGCATGATAGCTTGTGTTACTTTTTGTATCAAATTTTGTCATTAGCTAGGTCTGTAAAAACAGCTTCAAACAGAAGCGACAGTAAATTTTCTGAAACCTAAAATGTTTAGTTTTAAACTAAATAAGTGAAT is a window from the Ammospiza nelsoni isolate bAmmNel1 chromosome 12, bAmmNel1.pri, whole genome shotgun sequence genome containing:
- the RBM12 gene encoding RNA-binding protein 12, encoding MAVVIRLQGLPIVAGTMDIRHFFSGLTIPDGGVHIVGGELGEAFIVFATDEDARLGMMRTGGTIKGSKVTLLLSSKTEMQNMIELSRRRFETANLDMPPANASRSGPPPSSGMSGRVNLPTTVPNFNNPSPSVVTASTTVHESNKNISTFSTASIGTAPPNLGSTFGSPTFSSTIPSTASPMNTVPPPPIPPIPAMPSLPPMPSIPPIPVPPPVPTLPPVPPVPPIPPVPPVPPMTPLPPISGMPPMNPPPVAPLPTGVNGSGAAVNMNSGLNPLFIGPMNPVNPIQMNSQGSVKPIPINPDDLYVSVHGMPFTATESDVKDFFLGLRVDAVHMLKDHVGRNNGNGLVKFFSPQDTFEALKRNRMLMIQRYVEVSPATERQWVAAGGHITFKQTMGPSGQAHAPPQAHPRSKSPSGQKRSRSRSPHEHGFCVYLKGLPFESENKHVIDFFKKLDIVEDSIYIAYGPNGKAIGEGFVEFRNEADYKAALCHHKQYIGNRFIQVHPITKKAMLEKIDMIRKRLQNFSYDQREILMNAEGESGLQKLCAHISNIPYNITKIEILQFLEGLAVEENSVQILLDNNGQGLGQALVQFKAEDDARKAERLHRKKLNGRDVNLRLITVEEMRDIERNPASQGKKILKIPIQGNAAVPGAQGPGGDEHAFLGGNAKEANNGPPFNFPGSFSGSGTFGPPLPPPGIGGFPDSRPGIPTVAASGLPGASIEVPGFAGGPANLSGPAGFAGGPQTFGNGPGNLSGPPAFGAGPPAIASGLGHLSGPPGFGPGPGNIHIGGPPGFGTGSGKPGPTVIKVQNMPFTVSVDEILDFFYGYQVIPGSVCLKYNEKGMPTGEAMVAFESRDEAMAAVVDLNDRPIGSRKVKLVLG